Proteins encoded within one genomic window of Trueperaceae bacterium:
- a CDS encoding ABC transporter ATP-binding protein: MAKLAADKLTLAYDQQEIIRDLGISIPEGKVTALVGPNGCGKSTLLRGLARLMAPKAGNVLLDGKAIARLSSKEVARQMGILPQGPVAPEGMSVRELVTQGRYPHQSLLRQWSKEDEDALEWALDITSLVELADRPLDTLSGGQRQRAWIAMTLAQQTPVLLLDEPTTFLDLAHQVEILSLLDELNEREGRTIVMVLHDINQACRYAHHIVALRDGAVVAEGDPREVVDHGMVCQVFGIECHVVRDPVSGTPLCLPQSCPLRLLPKTGAA; the protein is encoded by the coding sequence ATGGCAAAGCTCGCCGCCGACAAGCTAACTCTCGCCTACGACCAGCAGGAGATCATCCGCGACCTCGGCATCTCCATACCCGAGGGGAAGGTGACTGCGCTGGTCGGGCCCAACGGTTGCGGCAAGTCGACCCTGCTGAGAGGCCTTGCCCGACTGATGGCGCCCAAGGCGGGAAACGTGCTTCTCGACGGCAAGGCGATCGCCCGGCTCTCCAGCAAGGAGGTGGCGCGGCAGATGGGGATCCTGCCCCAGGGCCCGGTTGCCCCGGAGGGGATGAGCGTGCGGGAGCTCGTCACCCAGGGACGCTACCCGCATCAGAGTCTCCTGCGCCAGTGGTCCAAGGAGGACGAGGACGCGCTGGAGTGGGCGCTGGATATCACCTCGCTCGTCGAACTGGCCGACCGGCCGCTCGACACGCTCTCCGGCGGACAGCGGCAGCGGGCCTGGATCGCGATGACCCTCGCCCAGCAGACCCCGGTCCTGCTGCTCGACGAACCCACCACCTTCCTCGATCTCGCCCACCAGGTAGAGATCCTCTCGCTCCTCGACGAACTGAACGAGCGGGAGGGGCGCACCATCGTGATGGTTCTGCACGACATCAATCAGGCCTGCCGCTACGCCCACCACATCGTGGCGCTGCGCGACGGCGCGGTGGTGGCCGAGGGCGACCCTCGGGAGGTCGTCGATCACGGCATGGTCTGCCAGGTGTTCGGCATCGAGTGCCACGTGGTGCGCGATCCGGTGAGCGGAACGCCCCTCTGCCTGCCGCAGAGCTGCCCCCTCAGGCTCCTGCCCAAGACCGGCGCCGCCTGA
- a CDS encoding iron ABC transporter permease, translating into MGGAARRPGAWWYLRLGRVSIRLPRRLLPVGSILLLLILATMVVSVGVGEYHIGPVDVVRATLGLETGNPDHALVVRTFRLPRIVLAALVGAALALSGAVLQGITRNGLAEPGVLGINQGAGLAAVALLTLAPSASVALLPWLALAGGLIAALLIYLLAWNQGAAPIRLLLVGIGIGAVASAATTFMIVYGDIIDVQRALFWLTGSVYGRTWEHVRMLGAWMLVLAPLLLLCARALNVLALGDAPARALGQRVELARGILIVAAVALATGAVSVAGTVAFAGLVAPHAARRLVGPAFEALLPASALFGALLLLLADLIGRTVIAPSQLPVGIVTAVIGAPYLLFLLWRQRSL; encoded by the coding sequence ATGGGAGGCGCGGCGCGCCGGCCTGGCGCCTGGTGGTACCTGCGGCTGGGACGGGTCTCGATCCGACTGCCCAGGCGACTTCTACCGGTCGGCTCGATCCTCCTGCTGCTGATCCTCGCGACCATGGTGGTGAGCGTAGGGGTCGGCGAGTACCACATAGGCCCCGTCGACGTCGTCCGCGCCACGCTCGGTCTCGAGACGGGCAACCCCGACCACGCGCTGGTCGTGCGCACCTTCCGCCTCCCTCGCATCGTGCTGGCTGCGCTGGTGGGAGCCGCCCTCGCCCTCTCCGGGGCGGTACTGCAAGGGATAACCAGGAACGGGCTCGCCGAGCCTGGAGTGCTGGGCATCAATCAGGGCGCTGGCCTGGCGGCGGTAGCTCTGCTCACGCTCGCCCCTTCCGCCTCGGTGGCTCTGTTGCCCTGGCTGGCGCTGGCCGGCGGCCTCATCGCCGCTCTGCTCATCTACCTGCTGGCCTGGAATCAGGGTGCGGCCCCCATTCGCCTCCTGCTGGTGGGGATCGGGATCGGGGCCGTCGCCTCCGCAGCGACCACGTTCATGATCGTCTACGGCGACATCATCGACGTGCAGAGGGCCCTCTTCTGGCTCACGGGAAGCGTCTACGGGCGCACCTGGGAGCACGTGAGGATGCTGGGCGCCTGGATGCTCGTGCTGGCGCCTCTCCTCCTGCTCTGCGCCCGGGCCCTCAACGTCCTCGCCCTTGGGGACGCTCCGGCGCGGGCCCTTGGCCAGCGTGTCGAGTTGGCTCGTGGCATTCTCATCGTAGCTGCCGTCGCACTCGCCACCGGCGCGGTGTCGGTGGCCGGCACCGTCGCCTTCGCCGGGCTCGTCGCGCCCCATGCGGCACGTCGACTCGTGGGACCGGCCTTCGAGGCTCTCCTGCCGGCCAGCGCCCTCTTCGGCGCACTGCTGCTCTTGCTCGCCGACCTCATCGGCCGTACCGTCATAGCCCCGAGTCAACTGCCGGTCGGCATCGTGACTGCTGTGATCGGGGCCCCATATCTGCTATTCCTGTTGTGGCGCCAAAGGAGTCTCTAG
- a CDS encoding NAD(P)-binding domain-containing protein, producing the protein MNSLSELPVVVIGAGPVGLAAAAQLLEHGLEPLILEAGNLVGANVREWGHVPLFSPWRYLTDRAALSLLEQEGWQRPDPEEHPKGRELVERYLEPLAGVPAIARSLRLSHRVLAVTRFGLDRMKTTGRGDSPFLVVAEGPGGEVRIEAQAVIDASGTWSTPNPLGAGGVAAQGEAELAQRIRYGIPEATGRERDRYAGRDVVVVGSGHSAQNAVLELAALRRETGSGQVFWAVRRQQAGALYGGGDGDQLPERAALGGRARALVDAGEVRLVTGFLAQRLAHEGERVRIAAADGRSLLVDELVVATGFRPRLEMLRELRIELDPITEAPVRLAPLIDPNVHSCGTVPPHGEAELAHPESGFYIVGMKSYGRAPTFLLLTGYEQVRSVVAFLAGDLEAARRVELELPETGVCSADGCCEPGAGLEGAACSIDWRSRQEELAVVGPAGSCC; encoded by the coding sequence GTGAACTCCCTATCGGAACTCCCCGTCGTCGTGATCGGGGCCGGGCCGGTTGGCCTGGCCGCGGCAGCTCAACTCCTCGAACACGGCCTCGAGCCGCTCATCCTGGAGGCGGGAAACCTGGTTGGAGCCAACGTGAGAGAGTGGGGCCACGTCCCCCTCTTCTCCCCCTGGCGCTATCTCACCGACCGGGCTGCACTCTCCCTCCTGGAGCAGGAAGGCTGGCAACGACCCGACCCGGAGGAGCACCCGAAGGGTCGGGAGCTGGTGGAGCGATACCTCGAACCGCTCGCCGGCGTCCCCGCCATCGCTCGCTCGCTGCGGCTCTCCCACAGGGTCCTGGCCGTCACCCGGTTCGGTCTCGACAGGATGAAGACAACGGGCAGAGGCGACTCTCCCTTCCTGGTGGTCGCGGAGGGTCCCGGTGGCGAAGTGAGGATCGAAGCGCAGGCGGTGATCGACGCCTCGGGCACATGGTCGACACCAAACCCACTCGGCGCAGGGGGCGTAGCTGCCCAGGGAGAGGCCGAGCTCGCTCAGAGGATCCGGTACGGCATCCCCGAAGCGACCGGGCGAGAACGAGACCGTTACGCCGGACGAGACGTGGTGGTGGTAGGCAGCGGCCACTCGGCCCAGAACGCGGTGCTCGAGCTGGCGGCGTTGAGGAGGGAGACGGGCAGCGGTCAGGTGTTCTGGGCCGTGAGGCGCCAGCAGGCGGGAGCCCTGTACGGCGGCGGGGACGGCGACCAACTGCCGGAGCGCGCTGCCCTGGGCGGCCGCGCGAGAGCGCTGGTCGACGCTGGCGAGGTACGACTCGTGACCGGCTTCCTCGCCCAGCGCCTGGCCCACGAAGGCGAGAGGGTCCGGATCGCAGCCGCCGACGGCAGAAGCCTTCTAGTCGACGAGCTGGTAGTTGCTACCGGTTTCCGGCCCCGATTGGAGATGCTGCGCGAACTGCGTATCGAGCTCGACCCGATCACCGAGGCGCCGGTGCGCCTGGCGCCACTCATCGACCCCAACGTGCACTCGTGCGGTACCGTCCCACCCCACGGCGAAGCCGAACTCGCCCACCCGGAGAGCGGCTTCTACATCGTCGGCATGAAGAGTTATGGCAGGGCTCCGACCTTCCTGCTGCTCACCGGCTACGAGCAGGTCCGTTCAGTGGTCGCCTTCCTGGCAGGTGATCTGGAGGCCGCCCGGCGCGTGGAGCTCGAGCTGCCCGAGACGGGCGTGTGCTCGGCGGACGGCTGCTGCGAACCCGGAGCCGGGCTGGAGGGAGCGGCCTGTTCGATCGACTGGCGCAGCCGCCAGGAGGAGTTGGCCGTGGTAGGCCCCGCCGGCAGCTGTTGCTGA
- a CDS encoding MBL fold metallo-hydrolase, protein MSESLDVETLQRWLREGKPVTVLDIRPSDQYQEWSIPGSLHVDAYHQLKAGDAEILKGFELPADRPVVTVCVAGNTSRIAARQLERRGLRALSLEGGMRAWSFAWNEARLALANGVDVVQVRRAGKGCLSYLVASGGQALVIDPSLEERVYHELASQHGAEIVGVLDTHLHADHLSRAHALAQSLGVPRYLPAQERVDCPFTPLREGDIVSFGASRLEVLFTPGHTWESSAYLVEGALFSGDTLFVDSVGRPDLEADRAEARARAVALYDSLQRLLTLPGDTLVLPGHADAPPDFSGTPWAASISEVRAGVEILELERADFVEYLTDHAPAAPANHSLIVKLNEACELPGTVGDLEAGANRCAIH, encoded by the coding sequence ATGAGCGAGTCGCTAGACGTCGAAACCCTGCAGCGTTGGCTCCGCGAGGGCAAGCCGGTGACGGTCCTGGACATCCGGCCAAGCGACCAGTATCAGGAGTGGAGCATTCCGGGCAGCCTCCACGTCGACGCCTACCATCAGCTGAAAGCGGGCGACGCGGAGATACTGAAGGGGTTCGAGCTGCCCGCCGACCGCCCAGTGGTGACCGTTTGCGTTGCAGGCAACACCAGCCGGATCGCGGCCCGCCAACTGGAACGACGTGGACTGCGAGCCCTGTCCCTGGAAGGCGGCATGCGGGCCTGGAGTTTCGCCTGGAACGAAGCGCGGCTTGCCCTGGCGAACGGAGTCGACGTAGTGCAGGTGCGGCGTGCCGGCAAGGGATGCCTCTCCTATCTGGTGGCCTCGGGCGGCCAGGCGCTGGTCATCGACCCCTCGCTCGAAGAGCGGGTGTATCACGAGCTCGCCAGCCAACATGGCGCCGAGATCGTTGGCGTTCTGGACACTCACCTGCACGCCGATCACCTGTCGCGTGCCCACGCCCTGGCCCAGAGCCTCGGTGTGCCGCGGTACCTGCCGGCCCAGGAGCGGGTCGACTGTCCCTTCACGCCATTGCGGGAGGGCGACATCGTTTCCTTCGGTGCCAGCAGGCTCGAGGTGCTGTTCACCCCCGGTCACACGTGGGAGAGCAGCGCTTACCTGGTGGAAGGCGCTCTCTTCAGTGGAGATACTCTGTTCGTCGACAGCGTGGGCCGACCCGACCTCGAAGCGGACCGGGCCGAAGCGCGGGCCCGAGCCGTGGCGCTCTACGACTCACTGCAACGTCTGCTGACGCTTCCTGGCGACACACTGGTACTGCCGGGGCACGCCGATGCGCCGCCCGACTTCAGCGGTACTCCCTGGGCGGCAAGCATCTCGGAGGTCAGGGCTGGAGTCGAGATCCTGGAGTTGGAGCGGGCCGACTTCGTGGAGTACCTGACCGACCATGCGCCGGCTGCCCCCGCCAACCACTCGCTGATCGTGAAGTTGAACGAGGCGTGCGAGTTGCCCGGGACCGTGGGAGACCTGGAGGCCGGGGCCAACCGCTGCGCGATCCACTGA
- a CDS encoding zf-TFIIB domain-containing protein yields the protein MPLLMCPNDNSPMQEINRNGVLIDVCPQCRGVWMDRGELEKLLSLVSGSGDRDSAEPRRQERDYDRDRDRDRDRDDDYRRKKRKKRFELFDFFD from the coding sequence ATGCCGCTACTGATGTGTCCGAACGACAACAGCCCGATGCAGGAGATCAACCGGAACGGGGTGTTGATCGACGTTTGCCCGCAGTGCCGCGGCGTCTGGATGGATCGCGGTGAGCTGGAGAAGCTGCTGAGCCTGGTGAGCGGATCGGGCGATCGCGACAGCGCGGAGCCCCGGCGCCAGGAACGGGACTACGACCGGGACCGGGACCGGGACCGGGACCGGGACGACGACTACCGCCGCAAGAAGCGCAAGAAGCGCTTCGAACTGTTCGATTTCTTCGATTGA
- a CDS encoding ATP-binding protein, translating to MSRGGHTGRNGDPSAYPGDGFAQERVNGRQRSLLRTFLIGVLILLATNIVLALVLAGPEILNLRILGPSLVAAIGGLAALVVLQRGRLFGAGLLATTAFLVGDSWEFIRAGLFGQEVSLLMFLVPVLISGLLLRRRIVYSTVGIVLVVTVGVHTLELVTSGGQTVASTGALLLFTLVLILLSLFFDRFGIALRNALSEEALARSETARLYEQTRRLNESLEEKVTIRTAELESLNEELESFSYSVSHDLRAPLRSIDGFSRALMEDGRHELSEESLGYLERIGGAAQRMGEIIEDLLEFSHLNRMQISDDRIDLTATAREVFESLRSQEQGRTVDFEAEEGLTARGSRRLVRAILENLIGNGLKFTRGRDPAVIELGWSDEHSAFYVRDNGIGFDMNYADQLFRPFQRLHSPDEFEGTGIGLANVRRIVERHGGDVWARSVPGEGATFYFTLPDRAESEEPLARPDRPIPSPDAVQ from the coding sequence ATGAGCAGGGGTGGTCATACGGGCAGGAACGGAGACCCTTCGGCGTACCCCGGAGATGGGTTCGCCCAGGAACGGGTGAACGGTCGTCAACGATCCCTGCTGCGAACATTCCTCATCGGCGTGCTCATCCTTCTCGCCACTAACATCGTCCTGGCCCTCGTCCTAGCGGGTCCCGAGATCCTGAATCTGCGGATTCTGGGACCCAGTCTGGTTGCGGCCATCGGCGGTCTCGCGGCTCTGGTCGTCCTGCAACGGGGCCGATTGTTCGGAGCCGGTTTGCTGGCCACGACAGCTTTCCTCGTGGGCGACTCGTGGGAGTTCATCAGAGCCGGACTGTTCGGCCAGGAAGTCAGTTTGCTGATGTTCCTCGTCCCGGTGCTGATCTCCGGACTGCTGTTGAGGCGCAGGATCGTCTACTCGACGGTCGGGATCGTCCTGGTGGTCACGGTCGGCGTTCATACGCTCGAGCTGGTGACCTCGGGCGGCCAGACCGTCGCTAGTACTGGGGCCCTGCTGCTCTTCACGCTCGTACTCATCCTGCTCAGCCTGTTCTTCGATCGGTTCGGCATAGCGTTGCGAAACGCCCTGTCAGAGGAGGCCCTGGCCAGAAGCGAAACAGCTCGACTCTACGAACAGACGCGGAGGCTCAACGAGTCGCTCGAGGAGAAGGTCACGATCCGCACGGCGGAACTGGAGTCGCTCAACGAAGAGCTGGAATCGTTCAGTTACTCGGTGTCTCACGACCTGCGGGCACCCCTGAGGAGCATCGATGGCTTCAGCAGGGCGCTGATGGAGGACGGCCGGCACGAGTTGAGCGAAGAGAGCCTGGGCTACCTGGAGCGGATCGGCGGGGCGGCGCAGCGGATGGGCGAGATCATCGAGGACCTGCTCGAGTTCTCGCACCTGAACAGGATGCAGATCAGCGACGACCGGATCGACCTGACGGCTACCGCCCGGGAAGTCTTCGAGTCCCTGCGCTCTCAGGAGCAGGGACGAACGGTCGACTTCGAAGCAGAGGAGGGGCTCACCGCCAGGGGCAGTCGCCGGCTCGTGCGGGCGATCCTCGAGAACCTCATCGGAAACGGCCTGAAGTTCACCCGGGGCCGAGATCCCGCGGTGATCGAGCTGGGCTGGAGTGACGAGCACTCCGCCTTCTACGTGCGGGACAACGGCATAGGTTTTGACATGAACTACGCCGACCAGCTGTTCCGCCCGTTCCAGCGGCTCCACTCTCCCGACGAGTTCGAGGGCACCGGGATCGGCCTTGCGAACGTCCGACGTATCGTCGAGCGGCACGGCGGCGATGTCTGGGCGCGATCAGTGCCCGGCGAGGGCGCGACCTTCTACTTCACCCTGCCCGATCGTGCGGAGAGCGAAGAACCGTTGGCAAGGCCGGACCGGCCGATCCCGTCGCCGGATGCGGTGCAGTAG
- a CDS encoding ATP-binding protein, producing the protein MVKGPTGIFRGLLVLASVVVVLLIGYVDSVTLSEFGAALFYLVPVAWAAWFGNRTAGPLVAILAAATWYVSEVATSAYSTTWAPIWNSFTRLVFFMTASILMREYRAKRALAADLAESQRALSELNQDLEARVEERTSELLHLNRELESFSNSIAHDLRTPLRGIAGYSQLLLDEYADRLDESAVRYLRRVQTNTWHMGELIDALLTLSQLVRGEMSSEVVDLSAIAAEAAKELKAREPERLVVFDISPGLVVRGDPVLLRTLIAHLLENAWKFSMGVSPAAIRVGRNSGPEGAAYFVSDNGAGFDPEYSEKLFVPFQRLHSPGEFEGRGVGLATVERIVKRHGGTVWAEGAVGKGATFFFTLGPAATVPDNVNKAA; encoded by the coding sequence GTGGTCAAGGGCCCGACAGGCATCTTCAGGGGTCTGCTAGTTCTCGCCAGCGTGGTAGTCGTGCTCCTGATCGGCTACGTGGACAGCGTCACGCTGAGCGAGTTCGGGGCCGCCCTCTTCTATCTGGTGCCGGTCGCCTGGGCGGCCTGGTTCGGCAACAGGACGGCTGGACCGCTGGTCGCCATCCTCGCGGCCGCTACCTGGTACGTGAGCGAAGTAGCGACGAGCGCCTACAGTACGACCTGGGCCCCTATCTGGAACTCGTTCACTCGTCTCGTCTTCTTCATGACGGCCTCTATCCTCATGCGCGAGTACCGCGCCAAACGGGCTCTGGCGGCCGACCTGGCCGAGAGCCAGAGGGCGCTGTCCGAACTGAATCAGGATCTGGAGGCCCGGGTGGAGGAGCGGACCTCCGAGTTGCTCCACCTCAACCGTGAACTGGAGTCGTTCAGCAACAGCATCGCGCACGACCTCAGGACACCGCTCAGAGGCATAGCCGGCTACAGCCAGCTTCTTCTGGACGAGTACGCGGACCGGCTCGACGAGTCGGCAGTCCGCTACCTGCGGCGGGTGCAGACCAACACCTGGCACATGGGCGAGTTGATCGACGCGCTGCTCACCCTCTCGCAACTCGTTCGAGGAGAGATGAGTTCAGAGGTCGTCGACCTCTCGGCCATCGCCGCCGAGGCAGCGAAGGAGCTGAAGGCGCGGGAACCCGAGCGGCTGGTCGTCTTCGATATCTCTCCCGGTCTCGTCGTGCGGGGCGACCCCGTTCTCCTCCGCACCCTCATCGCTCACCTGCTGGAGAACGCCTGGAAGTTCAGCATGGGAGTGAGCCCGGCGGCCATCCGAGTTGGCAGGAACTCGGGACCGGAAGGCGCTGCCTACTTCGTCAGCGACAACGGAGCGGGCTTCGACCCGGAGTACTCGGAAAAGCTGTTCGTTCCCTTCCAGAGGCTGCACAGTCCCGGTGAGTTCGAGGGGCGGGGAGTGGGGCTGGCGACGGTCGAGCGGATAGTGAAGCGACACGGCGGCACCGTTTGGGCCGAGGGGGCGGTGGGCAAGGGGGCGACGTTCTTCTTCACGCTCGGACCTGCCGCAACCGTTCCTGACAACGTCAACAAGGCGGCGTGA
- a CDS encoding DUF1059 domain-containing protein: protein MKLLYCKDVGFDCGYVAKANSEEELLKLVAEHAEREHRLTEIPEEVVAQAKAAIREE from the coding sequence GTGAAGTTGCTCTACTGCAAGGACGTCGGTTTCGATTGCGGCTACGTAGCCAAGGCGAACAGCGAGGAGGAGCTGTTGAAGCTGGTGGCCGAGCATGCTGAGCGGGAGCATCGGCTCACGGAGATACCCGAGGAGGTCGTCGCTCAGGCGAAAGCGGCGATCCGGGAGGAGTAG
- a CDS encoding iron ABC transporter permease: MTGASMGTRPRSLRASRFAGLALALAVTAVLFASSLAVGSMQIPLPEVLRGLFAGDGSVSSLIVRTVRLPRALAALLVGGSLAVAGAIMQALTRNPLASPGILGVNAGAALAVVAAVIVTGGLPLSAYALFALLGAAVAGAFVYALGSAGRGNPSPLRLALAGAVLMSFLTSLTTALLLLDQETLDQVRFWTAGSLAGRDMELLSLSAPYMLLGLLLAVPLSRRLTALSLGDDVARGLGQRSGGVKLAAALVVVLLAGGAVALAGPIAFVGLVAPHLARFLVGTDYRWVLPYAALLGAILVTVGDIGARVALRPQEIPVGVLMAVIGAPFFIHLARTKVRR; the protein is encoded by the coding sequence ATGACCGGGGCGAGCATGGGCACGCGGCCACGCTCGTTGCGCGCGTCGCGCTTCGCCGGGCTCGCGCTCGCGCTGGCGGTCACCGCCGTCCTCTTCGCCTCGAGCCTGGCGGTCGGAAGCATGCAGATCCCGCTGCCGGAGGTACTGCGCGGCCTCTTCGCGGGCGACGGATCGGTGAGCAGCCTGATCGTACGTACCGTTCGGCTGCCCCGGGCGCTCGCCGCACTTCTCGTCGGCGGTTCGCTGGCGGTGGCCGGGGCGATCATGCAGGCGTTGACCCGCAATCCGCTGGCTTCACCCGGGATCCTCGGGGTGAACGCCGGGGCGGCGCTCGCCGTCGTGGCGGCCGTGATCGTCACCGGAGGGCTGCCCCTGTCGGCCTACGCCCTGTTCGCCCTCCTGGGCGCCGCCGTCGCCGGAGCTTTCGTGTACGCCCTGGGATCGGCGGGCCGTGGCAACCCTTCGCCGCTGCGGCTGGCTCTGGCCGGCGCCGTCCTGATGTCGTTCCTCACCTCGCTCACCACCGCCCTGCTGCTCCTGGACCAGGAGACTCTGGACCAGGTGCGCTTCTGGACCGCCGGCTCACTCGCCGGACGCGACATGGAACTCCTCTCCCTGAGCGCCCCCTACATGCTGCTCGGCCTGCTACTCGCCGTCCCCCTCTCCCGGAGGCTCACCGCCCTGTCGCTGGGCGACGACGTGGCCCGCGGCCTGGGCCAGCGTTCGGGCGGCGTGAAGCTCGCCGCGGCACTGGTCGTGGTGCTCCTCGCTGGCGGAGCGGTCGCGCTCGCCGGACCGATCGCCTTCGTGGGCCTGGTGGCGCCCCATCTGGCCCGCTTCCTGGTGGGTACCGACTACCGCTGGGTGCTCCCCTACGCCGCCCTCCTGGGAGCGATCCTGGTGACGGTAGGCGACATCGGCGCCAGGGTGGCGCTGCGCCCGCAGGAGATCCCGGTAGGCGTCCTCATGGCGGTAATCGGCGCTCCCTTCTTCATCCACCTCGCCAGGACGAAGGTGAGGCGCTGA
- a CDS encoding metalloregulator ArsR/SmtB family transcription factor encodes MAVLVRADAVEETAGRLKAIADPARLKILEFLLEPRGDCCAREDGVCGCDFETLLGLSQPTVSHHLKILVQAGLLSAEKRGRWTYYALEPEAFARLSGYLSRFEAAGAAGCG; translated from the coding sequence ATGGCTGTTCTCGTAAGAGCGGATGCAGTGGAGGAGACCGCAGGACGGCTCAAGGCGATCGCCGATCCGGCCCGCCTCAAGATCCTCGAGTTCCTGCTCGAGCCACGAGGCGACTGCTGCGCGCGGGAAGACGGGGTTTGCGGCTGCGACTTCGAGACCCTTCTGGGCCTCTCCCAGCCCACCGTGAGCCACCACCTCAAGATCCTCGTCCAGGCAGGGCTCCTCTCCGCAGAGAAGCGCGGCCGCTGGACCTACTACGCCCTCGAACCGGAGGCGTTCGCGAGGCTTTCGGGATATCTGAGCAGATTCGAGGCGGCTGGGGCGGCAGGCTGCGGCTAG
- a CDS encoding DUF5698 domain-containing protein → MVTNLVLNALLIFILRIADVSIGTLRVNVLVRGFRGPAVALSFVESLIWLSATARVITELDNPYNILGFAAGYATGTLVGCIINDWLALGKTLMRVVIPAGQREVITALRDAGCTVTAMNAAGRDGDVSIAFSVIPKKRSRKLLEIIQETNPNAFVTFEEVRTADRALLPSGFPPRQAMWRALRPRV, encoded by the coding sequence ATGGTCACGAACCTAGTACTGAACGCACTCCTTATCTTCATCCTCCGGATCGCCGACGTCAGCATCGGCACGCTCCGGGTGAACGTCCTGGTCCGCGGTTTCCGCGGTCCTGCGGTGGCGCTCAGTTTCGTCGAGTCGCTCATCTGGCTGTCGGCAACCGCGCGAGTGATCACCGAGCTCGACAACCCGTACAACATCCTCGGCTTCGCTGCCGGTTACGCGACCGGAACTCTGGTGGGCTGCATCATCAACGACTGGCTCGCACTGGGCAAGACCCTGATGCGGGTGGTGATACCGGCTGGCCAGCGGGAGGTCATCACCGCCCTGCGGGATGCCGGCTGCACCGTCACCGCCATGAACGCCGCCGGTAGGGACGGCGACGTGAGCATAGCCTTCAGCGTCATACCGAAGAAGCGCTCGCGCAAGCTGCTCGAGATAATCCAGGAAACCAACCCCAACGCCTTCGTCACCTTCGAAGAGGTTCGCACCGCCGACAGGGCTCTGCTGCCCAGCGGCTTCCCACCCAGGCAGGCGATGTGGCGGGCTTTGCGCCCACGCGTCTGA
- a CDS encoding MFS transporter: protein MNESPRRHRLYYGWWMVAALSVTETISFGILAYSFTVFIAPMHAELGWSVAGLTGAYSLGLLIAGFTAVLVGRWLDEHGARLPMSLGSLLAAAMLFAWSRVDTIWSFYLLWAGVGVAMAGVLYEPAFAVLAKWFHRDLGRALTVLTFLAGLASVIFIPLSGLLVERIGWRAALEVLALIQLATLPLHALFIRRRPSDLGLQPDGNRSVGPQHHELSGLSPHEAFPRPDFRRLAVAFSLSTFAITAMGVHLVPLLVEAGRSATAAAAVGGAIGLFALPGRLVLTPLGDRLPRRLVAAAIFALQALGIVVLLWGAGADVAVWAFVVLYGAGFGAITPARAALLAEYYGGRHYGRISGRMALINSLARALAPVSTGILVTVSGGFESLLALLVICCGLAALSVALAYAPAPLARGGRGVSS, encoded by the coding sequence GTGAACGAGAGCCCTCGCCGTCACCGCCTCTACTACGGCTGGTGGATGGTGGCGGCTCTCTCCGTTACCGAGACCATCTCGTTCGGCATCCTGGCGTACTCGTTCACCGTCTTCATCGCCCCGATGCACGCCGAACTGGGCTGGTCGGTGGCCGGACTGACCGGGGCCTACTCCCTGGGCCTGCTGATCGCCGGCTTCACCGCCGTACTGGTGGGGCGCTGGCTGGACGAGCATGGCGCGAGGCTGCCCATGAGCCTGGGTTCCCTGCTCGCAGCCGCGATGCTGTTCGCCTGGAGCAGGGTCGACACCATCTGGAGCTTCTACCTGCTGTGGGCCGGTGTGGGCGTGGCCATGGCCGGTGTCCTCTACGAGCCCGCTTTCGCCGTGCTGGCCAAGTGGTTCCACCGTGACCTGGGCAGGGCGCTCACGGTGCTGACCTTCCTTGCCGGTCTCGCCAGCGTCATCTTCATCCCGCTGTCGGGCCTGCTTGTCGAAAGGATCGGCTGGCGTGCGGCGCTCGAGGTCCTGGCACTGATCCAGTTGGCGACACTGCCGCTCCACGCCCTGTTCATCCGCAGGCGCCCGAGCGATCTGGGCTTGCAGCCCGATGGGAACAGGAGCGTGGGCCCGCAGCACCACGAGTTATCGGGCCTGAGCCCGCACGAGGCGTTCCCCCGGCCCGACTTCCGACGTCTGGCGGTCGCTTTCTCGCTCTCCACCTTCGCTATAACCGCGATGGGGGTCCACCTGGTTCCGCTGCTCGTCGAGGCCGGCCGGTCGGCGACCGCAGCGGCGGCGGTGGGGGGCGCGATAGGCCTCTTCGCTCTACCCGGACGGCTGGTGCTGACCCCGTTGGGTGACCGCCTGCCCCGGCGGCTGGTGGCAGCTGCCATCTTCGCCCTACAGGCGCTGGGCATCGTCGTCCTGCTGTGGGGGGCGGGCGCCGACGTCGCCGTCTGGGCGTTCGTCGTCCTCTACGGAGCCGGCTTCGGAGCCATTACGCCTGCCCGGGCGGCTCTGCTAGCCGAGTACTACGGAGGCCGCCACTACGGCCGGATAAGCGGCCGGATGGCGCTCATCAACTCACTTGCCCGAGCTCTGGCTCCGGTATCCACCGGCATTCTCGTCACCGTGAGCGGCGGCTTCGAGTCGCTGCTGGCGTTGCTCGTGATCTGCTGCGGCCTAGCCGCCCTGAGCGTCGCCCTCGCCTATGCGCCGGCTCCGCTGGCTCGAGGCGGCAGAGGCGTGAGCAGCTGA